The following proteins come from a genomic window of Carcharodon carcharias isolate sCarCar2 chromosome 10, sCarCar2.pri, whole genome shotgun sequence:
- the LOC121282752 gene encoding complement component 1 Q subcomponent-binding protein, mitochondrial has product MLRLLSRVVSSYSRLGSRAVPPPFPSTLWAEGASGGTPGIRGLTRSMWLLCSSASGRGPLGSSRLLNGLSCGCGALHTEGDKAFAEFLTDEIKEEKKIQKSSTLPKMSGGWEIGLNGTEAKLVRKVDGEKVAVSFNINNSIPPTMEEEPQEGQKGAENEPEIISTPNFVVEVTKLSNNQNLVFDCHYPEDEVGRGDEDDSDIFAIREVSFQPAAEDDWKDTSYTLNTDSLDWALYDHLMDFLADRGIDNTFADELVELSTALEHQEYIKFLENLNSFIKC; this is encoded by the exons ATGCTCAGGCTTCTCTCCCGGGTTGTCTCTTCATACTCTCGCCTGGGCTCGCGGGCTGTCCCGCCGCCGTTCCCCTCCACGTTATGGGCGGAGGGTGCCAGCGGCGGGACCCCGGGGATCCGCGGCCTCACCCGCTCCATGTGGCTGCTCTGTAGTTCGGCCTCGGGCCGCGGGCCGCTCGGTTCCAGCCGCCTCCTCAACGGCCTGTCCTGTGGCTGCGGGGCCCTGCACACCGAGG GTGACAAAGCATTCGCAGAATTCCTCACTGATGAAATCAAGGAGGAGAAGAAAATCCAGAAGAGCTCGACCCTGCCGAAGATGTCGGGAGGCTGGGAGATTGGGCTGAATGGGACGGAAGCAAAACTTGTACGAAAAGTTGACGGTGAAAA GGTTGCAGTCTCCTTTAATATCAACAATAGTATTCCACCAACAATGGAGGAGGAGCCACAGGAAGGACAGAAGGGTGCAGAGAATGAG CCTGAAATCATCTCAACCCCAAACTTTGTTGTGGAAGTGACCAAGCTATCAAATAACCAGAACCTGGTGTTTGACTGTCATTATCCCGAGGATGAG GTTGGACGTGGCGATGAGGACGACAGTGACATCTTTGCCATCAGAGAGGTTAGCTTTCAGCCCGCTGCTGAAGACGATTGGAAAGACACCAGCTATACCCTTAACACAGACTCCCTCGACTGG GCCCTCTATGACCATCTGATGGACTTTCTGGCTGACCGTGGGATTGATAACACTTTCGCTGATGAACTCGTTGAGCTGAGCACAGCCTTAGAACACCAGGAGTACATCAAGTTCCTTGAAAATTTGAACAGTTTTATCAAGTGCTAA